From one Bifidobacterium sp. WK012_4_13 genomic stretch:
- a CDS encoding ECF transporter S component, whose protein sequence is MPTRGTDSQHSTNSPHSVDPHSTKGDGEGRWSTRRIAIYALFVALAIVASFIEFPIFPAAPYLKYDPSGIVSLIAGFAFGPMAAVLVSILSWIPHMFADPLGSIMAIAVALGLSVPASLLYRRFHSRIGALYGILLGSVCALAIALLGNLVITPLYANISVSQVVAMILPILLPFNLLKLVIHGTVTFIIYKPVSMLVKR, encoded by the coding sequence ATGCCTACGCGCGGTACCGATTCACAGCACAGTACCAATTCACCGCACAGCGTGGATCCACATTCGACCAAGGGCGACGGCGAAGGCCGTTGGTCGACCCGACGCATAGCGATATATGCGTTGTTCGTCGCGCTTGCAATCGTCGCAAGCTTCATAGAATTCCCCATATTCCCAGCCGCACCCTATCTCAAATATGATCCGTCTGGCATAGTTTCCTTGATAGCAGGCTTCGCCTTCGGTCCCATGGCGGCCGTTCTGGTAAGCATTCTCTCGTGGATTCCCCATATGTTCGCAGATCCCTTGGGCAGCATCATGGCCATCGCCGTTGCCTTGGGTTTGAGCGTTCCTGCCTCCCTGCTCTATCGGCGATTCCACTCCCGCATCGGTGCGCTGTACGGTATTCTGCTTGGATCCGTGTGCGCGCTGGCAATAGCCCTTCTTGGCAACCTCGTGATCACCCCACTGTATGCGAACATCTCGGTGAGTCAGGTAGTTGCGATGATTCTGCCAATCCTTCTGCCGTTCAACCTTCTCAAGCTCGTCATCCATGGAACTGTGACCTTCATCATCTACAAGCCGGTTTCCATGCTCGTGAAACGGTGA